A stretch of the Filimonas lacunae genome encodes the following:
- a CDS encoding VOC family protein: protein MMLTSSKAFSSFSTGNITEAKHFYGHLLGLNVHDGMEGILELNLVGGHRVIIYPKQNHVPATHTVLNFVVANVEQAVDQLSQLGIETEKYQEEGFVTDEKGIFHGGGPKIAWFKDPAGNILSLLEEK from the coding sequence ATGATGTTAACAAGCAGTAAAGCGTTCAGTAGTTTCAGTACCGGAAATATTACTGAAGCCAAGCACTTTTATGGCCATTTGCTGGGCCTGAACGTGCACGATGGCATGGAGGGAATCCTGGAGCTAAACCTGGTGGGCGGCCACCGGGTAATTATTTACCCTAAACAAAACCATGTGCCTGCCACCCATACCGTATTAAACTTTGTGGTAGCCAATGTTGAGCAGGCGGTAGATCAGTTGAGCCAACTGGGCATTGAAACCGAAAAATACCAGGAAGAAGGATTTGTAACAGATGAGAAGGGCATTTTCCACGGCGGCGGCCCTAAAATAGCCTGGTTTAAAGATCCGGCGGGCAATATACTGTCTTTATTAGAAGAAAAGTAA
- a CDS encoding winged helix-turn-helix transcriptional regulator, whose translation MKTIQPRSDCPISFSLDFLGDKWTLIVLRDLLLFGKKTYSEFLACNEKIASNILANRLATLEQYDFVTKQVSPDNKSSYLYIATAKAIDLVPILIEMISFGLKHNTVGDTYQLKPLLKDKAASILYYQSQLKKELKKYTAL comes from the coding sequence ATGAAGACCATTCAACCACGCTCAGATTGTCCTATTAGCTTCTCCCTGGATTTCCTGGGCGATAAATGGACGCTGATTGTGCTGCGTGATCTGCTGTTGTTTGGCAAGAAAACATATTCTGAATTCCTGGCCTGCAACGAAAAAATTGCCAGTAATATACTGGCCAACCGGCTTGCCACCCTGGAACAGTATGATTTTGTAACCAAACAGGTGTCTCCCGACAATAAATCCAGCTATCTGTATATTGCCACCGCCAAAGCCATAGACCTGGTGCCCATACTGATAGAAATGATCTCATTTGGCTTAAAACATAACACTGTAGGCGATACCTACCAGCTAAAACCCTTATTGAAAGACAAAGCCGCCAGTATTCTATATTACCAGTCACAACTGAAAAAAGAGCTGAAGAAATATACAGCACTATAA
- a CDS encoding RNA polymerase sigma factor: protein MKSCHMTFPDEKILLEQLAQGSEPAFAMLLDKYGNNIYSQALVYVKNTQEAQDIVQEVFMKIWEKRADLTAVTHFRSYLFIVARNHIISALRKKLQVSMATDTLELEDVGYVPDYTCRHRDLSRMVTAAVQMLPQQQQKAYLLSREQGLSHDEVAARMQVTREAAKKNISRALHFVRTFLRSHYDVPLLCISLLCY, encoded by the coding sequence ATGAAGTCATGCCATATGACCTTTCCGGATGAAAAAATATTGCTGGAGCAACTGGCGCAGGGTAGCGAACCTGCTTTTGCCATGCTGCTGGATAAATATGGAAATAATATTTATTCACAGGCGCTGGTGTACGTTAAAAACACCCAGGAAGCACAGGATATTGTGCAGGAAGTGTTTATGAAAATATGGGAGAAAAGAGCCGATTTAACAGCGGTTACCCATTTCCGTTCCTATCTGTTTATTGTTGCCCGAAATCATATTATCAGTGCGCTGCGCAAAAAATTACAGGTGAGTATGGCTACCGATACCCTGGAGCTGGAAGATGTGGGGTATGTTCCGGATTATACCTGCCGGCATCGCGATTTGTCGCGTATGGTAACGGCAGCTGTGCAAATGTTACCGCAACAGCAACAAAAAGCTTACCTGCTTAGCAGGGAGCAGGGGTTGAGCCATGACGAAGTGGCTGCGCGCATGCAGGTTACACGGGAAGCGGCTAAAAAAAACATCTCCCGGGCTTTGCATTTTGTACGCACCTTTTTGCGTTCGCATTACGACGTACCATTATTATGCATCTCTCTATTGTGCTATTAA